CGAGGAGAAGTTGCGGATCAGGTGGGTCCGACCGTTCCGCAGCTCGAAGTGCAACTGCAGGAACCCGGTCTTACCGTGTGCCGCAGCCGCCATCTGCACCAGCGGTTCCGAGCCGTAGCCGGAGAAGGCCGTGGGCAGGCGCAGCACGTCCGTCCACGCGTCCTTCTCCAAGTACGGCACGGCCGCCACCATGGTCATGCCACGGCTTCGTCGCGGCTGACCTCGGAGTCGAGGTCGATGAACAGGGCATCACGCAGAAGGGTCCTGTAGACCTCGTCCACACCTTCGCCGGTCTTGCAGTTGGTGAAGAGCACAGGTCGATCGTCGGGCCGCATCTGCCTGGCCTGTCGGTCCATCAGTTCGAGGTCGGCGTCCACGAACGGCGCCAGGTCCGTCTTGTTGATGACCAGCAGGTCGGAGTGGGTGATGCCCGGCCCGTTCTTGCGCGGGATCTTGTCCCCGGCCGCCACATCGATCACGTAGACGAAGTAGTCGACCAGGGCAGGGCTGAACGTCAGGGTGAGGTTGTCCCCGCCGCTCTCGATGAAGGCGACGTGGGCATCGGGGAACTGACGCTCCAGCTCCTCGAGCGCGCCGAGGTTCATCGTGGGGTCCTCGCGGATGGCCGTGTGCGGACATGCTCCGGTCTCCACGCCAACGATCCGCTCGGGCGCGAGGGTGTTCGCGAGGTTCTCACGGACGTGCTTGGCGTCCTCCTGGGTGACGATGTCGTTGGTGATGACGACCGGGTCGTACTCGCCCTTCACGAAGAGTGGGACGATCGCCTCGATAAGCGCGGTCTTGCCGGAGCCGACGGGGCCGCCGATCCCGATGCGGGGCATGCTCATGTGCTTCCTCTTTCCATGTTGAAGGCGGCCATGCCCGTGCGGGCGATGGCAGCAGTTCTTGGCTGACGCAGATGTTCAGCTGGCGAACATCCGCATACGGGAACGTTCGTGCTGCATCTGCATGACGTCGATCATGGGCGCGAAGGCGTGCATGTCCTGGTACGGCGTGTCCATGGTCGCGTCGCATGCTGCGGTCATCTTTTGATGGAGTCGCAGCATGATCTCCTGGGCGTGGACGTGATCGAGACGCATCAGGCGGAGCGCAGCGCTGATCAGCGCCGCGGTGTAGGCATAGAGTTCGCTCAGAACCGCGGTGCGTCGATCGATTCCCCACGCGTGGCTCACGATCCCAACCACAGCAGCGTGGCTGCCCACCGCTTGCCCCTGCTCCACTGCGGACTCGAACGCCGTCAGGAAAGGCGAGTCCAGGAGCCGCTGGGCAGTTCGGATGAACTGCCTTCCCGTCCTCACCGATGCGCTGGACGCCTCCTGCGGCAGGCGGAGGGCGTGGACGTGGCGATCGATGTCCACGGCAGTCGCCAGGTCGTCATCGGCTGCGGCCTTCCAGGCTGCAGCGACAGCCACCGCCTCGCAGCGTCCGAGCGAGTGGACCAAGTAGTCCGAGACGACGGCTTCCAGCGAAGCCGCATCATGGACACGCCCACTCTCCACGAACATCTCCAGGCCGTGCGAGAGGGTGTAGCGACCCGACGGAAACAGGCTGTCGGACAGCTGCAGCGTCCCGAGCAGGCTCTGGGC
The nucleotide sequence above comes from Euzebya pacifica. Encoded proteins:
- a CDS encoding urease accessory protein UreF, with translation MAAESCGEAPQEVFPQTAQSLLGTLQLSDSLFPSGRYTLSHGLEMFVESGRVHDAASLEAVVSDYLVHSLGRCEAVAVAAAWKAAADDDLATAVDIDRHVHALRLPQEASSASVRTGRQFIRTAQRLLDSPFLTAFESAVEQGQAVGSHAAVVGIVSHAWGIDRRTAVLSELYAYTAALISAALRLMRLDHVHAQEIMLRLHQKMTAACDATMDTPYQDMHAFAPMIDVMQMQHERSRMRMFAS
- the ureG gene encoding urease accessory protein UreG, producing MSMPRIGIGGPVGSGKTALIEAIVPLFVKGEYDPVVITNDIVTQEDAKHVRENLANTLAPERIVGVETGACPHTAIREDPTMNLGALEELERQFPDAHVAFIESGGDNLTLTFSPALVDYFVYVIDVAAGDKIPRKNGPGITHSDLLVINKTDLAPFVDADLELMDRQARQMRPDDRPVLFTNCKTGEGVDEVYRTLLRDALFIDLDSEVSRDEAVA